From Musa acuminata AAA Group cultivar baxijiao chromosome BXJ3-8, Cavendish_Baxijiao_AAA, whole genome shotgun sequence, one genomic window encodes:
- the LOC135645714 gene encoding cytochrome b561 and DOMON domain-containing protein At3g07570-like, with protein MEMKRTCSSCISSFFFFFLLLLLLLCFTSFVNSQSDSCSSKLGVGNLIPFNTSSLTCVSAWSSEGFILRYTKAGPSLWSFVLSAPDTGAYVAIGFSPDGKMVGSSAVVGWTPSDGAGTVKQYYLGGYSSSQCPPDQGSLPLVQRSSLLVSQNSRLYLAFQLNTAQPQQNLIYAVGPSNTLPPSGGSLATHRDKASGTLTAPATGGGGDDSGEEGDENEGGGGKNPNDGHQEGGGGNSTQSVGGHSTVATGSGWAINLARKHTLLTAIALLLQIFLR; from the exons ATGGAGATGAAGAGGACCTGTTCATCTTgcatctcttctttcttcttcttcttccttcttcttcttcttctcctgtgCTTCACTTCCTTTGTTAACTCCCAGTCAGACTCCTGCTCCTCCAAGCTCGGTGTTGGCAACCTCATCCCTTTCAACACCTCTTCCCTCACATGCGTCTCTGCGTGGAGTTCCGAAGGTTTCATCCTAAGG TATACAAAGGCAGGGCCGAGCCTGTGGAGCTTCGTCCTCTCGGCACCCGACACCGGAGCGTACGTCGCCATCGGCTTCTCCCCCGACGGCAAGATGGTCGGCAGCAGTGCGGTGGTCGGGTGGACGCCTAGTGACGGCGCGGGGACCGTGAAACAGTACTACCTCGGCGGGTACAGCTCGAGCCAGTGCCCGCCGGACCAGGGGAGCCTGCCATTAGTGCAGAGGAGCTCGCTGCTGGTGTCGCAGAACTCGCGGCTGTACCTCGCGTTCCAGCTCAACACTGCGCAGCCCCAACAGAACCTGATCTATGCCGTCGGGCCGTCGAACACGTTGCCGCCTTCCGGTGGTTCTTTGGCTACACATAGAGACAAAGCTTCCGGTACCTTGACTGCTCCTGCCACAGGCGGCGGCG GGGATGATTCAGGCGAGGAGGGCGATGAgaatgaaggaggaggaggaaaaaacCCAAATGACGGGCATCAAGAGGGCGGCGGTGGCAACAGCACACAAAGCGTCGGAGGACATAGTACGGTGGCTACAGGGTCGGGTTGGGCCATTAATCTAGCGAGGAAGCACACTTTACTTACAGCCATCGCCCTGCTACTACAAATCTTCTTGCGCTGA
- the LOC135582610 gene encoding uncharacterized protein LOC135582610, with product MSRIQLWLLLLLVLLSCIADSVSTMNQQKDRSIKSAVFLSPPFFLHPGSVANKFYFNIPFPKGHIALKSFDAEVIDENGIPVPLHETYLHHWVIERYYGRKESLADGNSELKAFNHSNFIWMRNAGICKGTLGQYYGLGSETRRTSTWVPDPYGIEVGNPEKIPDGYKEKWLLNVHAIDTRGVEDRFGCTECKCSLYNVTMDEFGRALPKDYDGGLHCCYDQTQCQVRAGIQNVSRILYLKYTVKWLNWVENIIPVKIYIFDVTYSVDPSKENPLNLSCKVEYEIKSCKDNGGCVDTKRTQLVIPTGGDIVYGVAHQHSAGLGATLYGQDGRVLCTSNPTYGDGEEAGNEAGYIVGMSTCYPKPGSVQVVDGEMLTLESNYSSNQAHTGVMGLFYVLVAEAVPKSKTMLFLSFPGSLDLGLTKHTWSFVLAGGMLTAIFGISYLCKRGRRKPYQPLVLT from the exons ATGTCACGTATCCAGCTATGGCTATTGTTGTTACTTGTGCTGTTATCTTGTATAGCAGACAGTGTATCAACAATGAATCAGCAAAAAGATCGGTCGATCAAATCTGCAGTCTTCCTGTCTCCTCCTTTCTTTCTACATCCTGGGTCTGTGGCAAATAAATTTTACTTTAACATCCCGTTTCCGAAAGGCCATATCGCTCTCAAGAGCTTTGATGCTGAGGTGATTGATGAGAATGGCATTCCTGTCCCCCTTCATGAAACTTATCTTCATCACTGGGTCATAGAAAGATACTATGGTAGAAAGGAAAGCCTTGCTGATGGAAATTCAGAGTTGAAAGCGTTCAACCATTCCAATTTCATATGGATGAGAAATGCTGGAATCTGTAAGGGTACTCTGGGGCAGTACTATGGTCTTGGTTCAGAAACCCGCAGAACTTCCACATGGGTCCCCGATCCCTATGGCATAGAAGTCGGGAACCCTGAGAAAATTCCAGATGGTTACAAGGAGAAATGGCTATTAAATGTCCATGCAATCGATACACGAGGTGTGGAGGATCGTTTCGGGTGCACAGAGTGCAAGTGCAGTCTGTACAATGTGACCATGGATGAGTTTGGTCGGGCTCTGCCGAAAGATTATGATGGAGGATTGCATTGTTGCTATGACCAGACACAATGTCAAGTAAGGGCAGGCATTCAAAATGTCTCCAGGATTCTGTATCTTAAATACACAGTCAAGTGGCTCAACTGGGTTGAAAACATTATACCTGTCAAGATCTATATCTTCGATGTAACTTATTCAGTTGATCCAAGTAAAGAAAATCCTTTGAATCTGAGTTGTAAG GTGGAGTACGAAATCAAGTCTTGCAAAGATAATGGTGGATGCGTGGATACTAAAAGAACACAGTTGGTTATTCCCACAGGGGGTGATATTGTGTATGGTGTTGCACACCAGCACTCAGCCGGTCTAGGTGCTACTCTCTATGGTCAG GACGGGCGGGTCTTGTGCACTTCTAATCCGACATATGGAGATGGGGAAGAAGCAGGGAATGAAGCTGGCTACATCGTGGGAATGTCTACTTGTTACCCTAAGCCAGGCTCAGTCCAAGTCGTGGATGGAGAGATGTTGACTCTGGAGTCCAATTACAGCAGCAACCAAGCCCATACAGGAGTGATGGGGCTTTTCTACGTATTGGTAGCTGAAGCTGTACCAAAGAGCAAGACCATGCTATTTCTCAGCTTTCCTGGTTCTT TGGATCTGGGGCTCACAAAGCACACTTGGTCCTTCGTCCTCGCCGGTGGTATGCTAACAGCCATCTTCGGAATCAGCTACTTGTGTAAAAGAGGCCGCAGGAAACCATATCAACCGCTGGTGCTGACTTAG
- the LOC135646133 gene encoding aspartokinase 2, chloroplastic-like isoform X1 — MTVATQFGGRSCCVVVKRDLSTSLSFSSSFQSKLGFESSSRSLCRQREGICGKRRVLKVRCERRVSAVVDVVEKDVALRQGSGGNPAQLSIVMKFGGSSVASAERMKEVAGLILSFPEERPVIVLSAMGKTTNNLLLAGEKAVCCGVSNVSELHELSFVKELHLKTVDELGLYRTIISGFLVELEQLLKGIAMMKELTPRTSDYLVSFGECMSTRIFAAYLNKIGTKARQYDAFDIGIITTDDFTNADILEATYPAVAKRLHGDWTNDPAIPIVTGFLGKGWKSGAVTTLGRGGSDLTATTIGKALGLREIQVWKDIDGVLTCDPNIYPNAKPVPHLTFEEAAELAYFGSQVLHPQSMRPAREGDIPVRVKNSYNPQAPGTVIDKVRDMSKAVLTSIVLKSNITMLDIVSTRMLGQYGFLAKVFSIFEDLGISVDSVATSEVSVSLTLDPSKLWSRELIQQELDHVVEELKKIAVVNLLQHRSIISLVGNVQRSSLILEKAFNVLRKSGVNVQMISQGASKVNISLVVHDSEAKQCIRALHSAFFENSSLPEVESFPPCV; from the exons ATGACAGTGGCCACACAGTTTGGTGGTCGATCCTGTTGTGTTGTGGTTAAGAGGGATTTGTcgacttctctttctttctcttcgagCTTCCAGAGTAAGCTCGGATTTGAGTCGTCTTCGAGGTCACTCTGTCGGCAGAGGGAGGGGATATGCGGAAAGAGGAGAGTTTTGAAGGTGCGTTGCGAGAGAAGGGTGTCTGCCGTTGTGGACGTTGTGGAGAAGGATGTGGCCTTGAGGCAAGGTAGTGGTGGGAATCCTGCCCAGCTCAGCATCGTGATGAAGTTTGGCGGGTCGTCAGTAGCTTCAgctgagaggatgaaagaggttgcTGGCCTCATTCTTAGCTTTCCCGAAGAACGACCAGTGATCGTGCTCTCTGCCATGGGCAAGACGACAAACAATCTTTTGCTG GCTGGAGAAAAGGCGGTTTGCTGTGGTGTTTCTAATGTATCTGAATTGCATGAGTTAAGCTTTGTGAAAGAGTTGCATCTCAA GACAGTTGATGAGCTTGGGCTTTATAGGACAATTATTTCTG GTTTTCTGGTTGAACTAGAGCAACTTCTGAAAGGCATTGCCATGATGAAAGAACTAACACCTCGCACAAGTGACTATCTCGTTTCCTTTGGTGAATGCATGTCTACGAGAATTTTTGCAGCATATTTAAACAAGATTGGCACTAAAGCACGACAG taTGATGCATTCGACATTGGTATTATTACCACAGATGACTTTACAAATGCTGATATCTTGGAAGCAACTTATCCTGCTGTTGCAAAGAGGTTGCATGGTGATTGGACTAATGATCCAGCAATTCCAATCGTTACTGGTTTTCTTGGAAAG GGTTGGAAATCTGGTGCAGTAACTACCTTAGGCAGGGGTGGAAGTGACTTGACTGCCACAACTATAGGTAAAGCTTTGGGTTTACGTGAAATTCAG GTTTGGAAGGACATTGATGGTGTTTTAACATGTGATCCTAATATATATCCAAATGCAAAGCCTGTGCCTCATTTGACATTTGAAGAGGCAGCTGAACTTGCCTATTTTGGATCACAG GTGTTGCATCCCCAATCAATGCGGCCTGCCAGAGAAGGCGATATACCTGTTAGGGTCAAGAATTCATACAACCCTCAAGCTCCTGGAACTGTCATCGATAAAGTGAGAGATATGAGCAAG GCTGTACTAACCAGCATTGTGTTGAAGTCAAATATTACAATGTTGGACATTGTGAGCACTCGAATGCTTGGACAATATGGTTTTCTAGCAAAG GTTTTCTCTATTTTTGAAGACTTAGGAATTTCTGTCGACAGTGTGGCCACAAGCGAAGTCAGTGTATCTTTGACATTGGATCCATCTAAACTCTGGAGTAGAGAATTAATTCAGCAG GAGCTTGATCACGTAGTCGAGGAGCTCAAGAAGATTGCTGTTGTCAATCTCCTTCAGCACAGATCAATAATCTCCCTTGTCGGAAATGTTCAGAGGTCTTCTTTGATACTAGAGAAG GCATTCAATGTTCTTCGCAAGAGTGGTGTGAATGTCCAAATGATCTCTCAGGGAGCATCAAAG GTCAACATTTCCTTGGTGGTTCATGATAGCGAAGCAAAGCAGTGCATCAGAGCTCTGCATTCAGCCTTCTTCGAGAATAGCTCTCTGCCAGAAGTAGAGAGCTTCCCACCCT GTGTCTAA
- the LOC135646133 gene encoding aspartokinase 1, chloroplastic-like isoform X2, which translates to MTVATQFGGRSCCVVVKRDLSTSLSFSSSFQSKLGFESSSRSLCRQREGICGKRRVLKVRCERRVSAVVDVVEKDVALRQGSGGNPAQLSIVMKFGGSSVASAERMKEVAGLILSFPEERPVIVLSAMGKTTNNLLLAGEKAVCCGVSNVSELHELSFVKELHLKYESFFTFSLFYSYLNFYTAVAATCLFSWFRTVDELGLYRTIISGFLVELEQLLKGIAMMKELTPRTSDYLVSFGECMSTRIFAAYLNKIGTKARQYDAFDIGIITTDDFTNADILEATYPAVAKRLHGDWTNDPAIPIVTGFLGKGWKSGAVTTLGRGGSDLTATTIGKALGLREIQVWKDIDGVLTCDPNIYPNAKPVPHLTFEEAAELAYFGSQVLHPQSMRPAREGDIPVRVKNSYNPQAPGTVIDKVRDMSKAVLTSIVLKSNITMLDIVSTRMLGQYGFLAKVFSIFEDLGISVDSVATSEVSVSLTLDPSKLWSRELIQQV; encoded by the exons ATGACAGTGGCCACACAGTTTGGTGGTCGATCCTGTTGTGTTGTGGTTAAGAGGGATTTGTcgacttctctttctttctcttcgagCTTCCAGAGTAAGCTCGGATTTGAGTCGTCTTCGAGGTCACTCTGTCGGCAGAGGGAGGGGATATGCGGAAAGAGGAGAGTTTTGAAGGTGCGTTGCGAGAGAAGGGTGTCTGCCGTTGTGGACGTTGTGGAGAAGGATGTGGCCTTGAGGCAAGGTAGTGGTGGGAATCCTGCCCAGCTCAGCATCGTGATGAAGTTTGGCGGGTCGTCAGTAGCTTCAgctgagaggatgaaagaggttgcTGGCCTCATTCTTAGCTTTCCCGAAGAACGACCAGTGATCGTGCTCTCTGCCATGGGCAAGACGACAAACAATCTTTTGCTG GCTGGAGAAAAGGCGGTTTGCTGTGGTGTTTCTAATGTATCTGAATTGCATGAGTTAAGCTTTGTGAAAGAGTTGCATCTCAAGTATGAATCTTTTTTTACATTCTCTTTATTTTAcagttatttaaatttttatacaGCTGTTGCTGCAACTTGTCTTTTTTCATGGTTCAGGACAGTTGATGAGCTTGGGCTTTATAGGACAATTATTTCTG GTTTTCTGGTTGAACTAGAGCAACTTCTGAAAGGCATTGCCATGATGAAAGAACTAACACCTCGCACAAGTGACTATCTCGTTTCCTTTGGTGAATGCATGTCTACGAGAATTTTTGCAGCATATTTAAACAAGATTGGCACTAAAGCACGACAG taTGATGCATTCGACATTGGTATTATTACCACAGATGACTTTACAAATGCTGATATCTTGGAAGCAACTTATCCTGCTGTTGCAAAGAGGTTGCATGGTGATTGGACTAATGATCCAGCAATTCCAATCGTTACTGGTTTTCTTGGAAAG GGTTGGAAATCTGGTGCAGTAACTACCTTAGGCAGGGGTGGAAGTGACTTGACTGCCACAACTATAGGTAAAGCTTTGGGTTTACGTGAAATTCAG GTTTGGAAGGACATTGATGGTGTTTTAACATGTGATCCTAATATATATCCAAATGCAAAGCCTGTGCCTCATTTGACATTTGAAGAGGCAGCTGAACTTGCCTATTTTGGATCACAG GTGTTGCATCCCCAATCAATGCGGCCTGCCAGAGAAGGCGATATACCTGTTAGGGTCAAGAATTCATACAACCCTCAAGCTCCTGGAACTGTCATCGATAAAGTGAGAGATATGAGCAAG GCTGTACTAACCAGCATTGTGTTGAAGTCAAATATTACAATGTTGGACATTGTGAGCACTCGAATGCTTGGACAATATGGTTTTCTAGCAAAG GTTTTCTCTATTTTTGAAGACTTAGGAATTTCTGTCGACAGTGTGGCCACAAGCGAAGTCAGTGTATCTTTGACATTGGATCCATCTAAACTCTGGAGTAGAGAATTAATTCAGCAGGTCTGA